In Pseudomonas hamedanensis, a single window of DNA contains:
- a CDS encoding immunity protein, with protein sequence MSRIEKIIKNEPVVDVLTAFGIGLAYPSLDRMIGRYKFELIANGELLKIYTQLFEDGVLANGDGPVPIKGPNWKAPKFLTEDKYSEKGN encoded by the coding sequence ATGAGCCGGATCGAGAAGATTATAAAGAACGAACCTGTGGTGGACGTTTTGACAGCCTTCGGAATCGGACTGGCGTATCCGTCGCTGGATAGAATGATTGGTCGCTATAAATTCGAGCTTATTGCCAACGGTGAACTTCTGAAAATCTACACGCAGCTTTTCGAAGACGGAGTGCTCGCTAATGGAGACGGTCCCGTTCCGATTAAAGGCCCCAACTGGAAAGCTCCAAAATTTTTAACTGAAGATAAATATTCAGAAAAAGGTAATTGA
- a CDS encoding immunity protein: protein MTTIEKIVKNESVEDVLTVFALGSAIPSLDRMFGRYRYEVIASGELLKTYARLFEQGVLANGNGPIAVKGPNWRAPKFMTDKTYS, encoded by the coding sequence ATGACCACTATCGAGAAAATCGTAAAGAATGAGTCAGTGGAAGATGTACTGACCGTGTTCGCACTCGGCTCCGCCATCCCGTCTTTGGACAGAATGTTTGGGCGTTATAGATACGAAGTTATTGCGAGCGGTGAGCTGCTAAAAACCTATGCGCGTCTTTTCGAACAAGGCGTGTTAGCTAATGGCAACGGGCCGATTGCCGTCAAAGGACCTAACTGGCGAGCACCAAAGTTCATGACTGACAAAACGTACTCCTAG